One Streptomyces sp. SAI-135 DNA segment encodes these proteins:
- a CDS encoding ABC transporter permease — protein sequence MNFVKRAGTSLGARKSKTAALLAIFTVICTLLFGGFLLRAAAAHRETDAQHTIGVDVTVKQKGLTSALADRLGASDIVNRYTPQLPVRAAGDGLTPLTSKVSKPDGETRDKDPGPLAVNGVRDSGMLLPFSYGSMKIVAGRGITPEDRGPGVALIEQRLADKNHLEVGETVQVRSADDKRTAALTIVGVFQDPTQDPTGWTPPHELPGNALYVPMGTAQELGTRGATVSEAVYRIGSPDQAEQLHAAAERLLGAGSFDFHVNDKAYKDQVRPIQQVGTFAGLIVWVIALASALILGLIVTLQIRERRAELGVLLAMGEKKWKLIGQHAVEVAAAALPAVALAALASQLAGQPAGDALLGRQDAKPTSAAPAPDAEMTPLTVRVEPATVVNVAGISLGISLVSTVVPGIGILRLHPRSILLDTE from the coding sequence ATGAACTTCGTCAAGCGCGCCGGAACGAGCCTTGGTGCCAGAAAGTCCAAGACCGCCGCCCTCCTGGCGATCTTCACGGTCATCTGCACCCTGCTCTTTGGCGGTTTCCTGCTGCGGGCCGCCGCCGCCCACCGGGAGACCGACGCGCAACACACCATCGGCGTTGACGTCACGGTCAAGCAGAAGGGCCTCACCTCGGCTCTGGCCGACCGGCTGGGCGCCTCGGACATCGTGAACCGCTACACCCCGCAGCTTCCGGTACGTGCCGCGGGCGATGGACTCACACCCCTGACATCGAAGGTGTCGAAACCTGACGGCGAAACCAGGGACAAGGACCCGGGCCCGCTGGCGGTGAACGGCGTCCGTGACTCGGGCATGCTGCTGCCCTTCTCGTACGGCTCGATGAAGATCGTGGCGGGGCGAGGCATCACCCCCGAGGACAGGGGTCCAGGCGTCGCGCTGATCGAGCAACGCCTGGCCGACAAGAACCACCTCGAGGTAGGCGAGACCGTCCAGGTGCGATCGGCCGACGACAAGCGCACAGCGGCCCTGACGATCGTCGGCGTCTTCCAGGACCCGACACAGGATCCCACGGGGTGGACGCCACCGCACGAGCTGCCCGGCAACGCCCTGTACGTACCGATGGGCACGGCACAGGAGCTCGGTACCCGTGGCGCAACGGTCAGCGAGGCGGTGTACAGAATCGGCTCACCGGACCAGGCCGAGCAGTTGCACGCCGCCGCCGAGCGGCTGCTGGGCGCGGGCAGCTTCGACTTCCACGTCAACGACAAGGCGTACAAGGACCAGGTCCGCCCGATCCAGCAGGTCGGCACGTTCGCGGGACTGATCGTCTGGGTGATCGCCCTTGCCAGCGCGCTGATCCTCGGCCTCATCGTGACACTGCAGATTCGTGAGCGACGCGCCGAGCTGGGGGTCCTGCTCGCGATGGGCGAGAAGAAGTGGAAACTCATCGGCCAGCATGCCGTGGAGGTGGCGGCCGCAGCCCTGCCCGCCGTCGCGCTCGCTGCTCTGGCCAGCCAGCTTGCAGGACAGCCCGCGGGGGATGCGCTCCTCGGCCGACAGGACGCCAAGCCGACCTCGGCGGCCCCCGCGCCGGATGCCGAGATGACCCCGCTCACGGTACGGGTCGAGCCGGCCACCGTCGTGAACGTCGCCGGCATCAGCCTCGGCATCTCCCTGGTCTCCACCGTCGTCCCGGGCATCGGAATTCTCCGCCTCCACCCCCGCTCCATCCTCCTCGACACCGAATAG
- a CDS encoding serine hydrolase domain-containing protein: MDGGIGGGVEEGFGPLADEFVRNFTERGEIGAAFAVYQDGRKVVDLWGGYRNGHRRTPWAEDTMVTVYSSTKGVAGLLMARARDRGQIDYDRPVADYWPEFAAHGKSSITVRQLLAHQAGLSALSRPITLAELRNPTLRDALLADATPLWAPGSRHGYHAATIGFYEDALLRRVDPRHRSLGTVLTEDVRTHGAEFYIGVPGDVSRERIATIHGFDNAELAEHIDEMPVAFVAALNDPTTLTGRTFTTNQATAGVEAVNQPEVLALELPSGNGTGQVRSIAALYADALKCGPLLALTSGTLDELAAPAVDPTEGRRDLVLHVDTSYSLGFWKPFDSFRFGSEDGRAFGCPGAGGSFAFADPTTGVGFAYAPNRSGFRIWDDPRELALRETLFSTVLGQASQRPRL; this comes from the coding sequence GTGGATGGGGGAATCGGTGGCGGTGTCGAAGAGGGCTTCGGGCCGCTGGCCGACGAGTTCGTCCGCAACTTCACCGAACGTGGCGAGATCGGCGCCGCCTTCGCGGTCTACCAGGACGGCCGCAAGGTAGTTGATCTGTGGGGCGGTTACCGTAACGGGCATCGGCGTACACCGTGGGCCGAGGACACCATGGTCACGGTCTACTCCAGTACCAAGGGAGTGGCGGGCTTGTTGATGGCCCGTGCCAGGGATCGCGGACAGATCGACTACGACCGGCCAGTCGCGGACTACTGGCCCGAGTTCGCCGCACACGGGAAGTCCAGCATCACCGTTCGTCAGCTGTTGGCCCACCAGGCGGGACTGTCCGCATTGTCACGGCCGATCACCCTCGCCGAACTTCGGAACCCGACTCTGCGCGACGCGTTGCTGGCCGATGCCACTCCGCTGTGGGCACCGGGCAGCAGGCACGGCTATCACGCCGCCACGATCGGATTCTACGAGGATGCCCTCCTGAGGCGGGTCGACCCGCGGCACCGTTCGCTGGGCACGGTCCTGACCGAAGACGTACGTACCCACGGCGCCGAGTTCTACATCGGCGTGCCCGGTGATGTCAGTCGCGAGCGCATCGCGACCATCCACGGCTTCGACAACGCCGAGCTCGCCGAGCACATCGACGAGATGCCGGTCGCGTTCGTCGCGGCCTTGAACGACCCCACCACATTGACCGGACGGACGTTCACCACCAACCAGGCCACCGCCGGTGTGGAGGCAGTCAATCAGCCGGAAGTGCTTGCCCTGGAGCTGCCCAGCGGCAACGGAACCGGCCAGGTGCGGTCGATCGCCGCACTGTATGCGGACGCGCTGAAGTGCGGGCCGTTGCTAGCACTCACCTCCGGCACACTCGACGAACTCGCCGCTCCCGCCGTGGATCCCACTGAAGGACGCCGCGATCTCGTGCTACACGTCGACACCAGCTACTCACTCGGATTCTGGAAGCCCTTCGATTCGTTCCGCTTCGGTAGCGAGGACGGCCGGGCGTTCGGCTGTCCCGGCGCCGGCGGCTCGTTCGCGTTCGCCGACCCCACGACCGGAGTCGGTTTCGCCTACGCACCGAACCGTTCTGGCTTCCGTATCTGGGACGACCCGCGTGAACTGGCTCTGCGTGAGACGCTGTTCAGCACGGTGCTCGGTCAAGCCAGCCAGCGGCCCCGGCTTTGA
- a CDS encoding acyl-CoA dehydrogenase family protein, with the protein MTGTAGSTQEAAEALAAKARAARPVLAAHADATDQQGRLAPESLEAGREAGLFALGTPVDFGGGYVDLVTLVWVLSEWGALEPVGTRAE; encoded by the coding sequence ATGACAGGGACAGCTGGAAGCACCCAGGAGGCGGCCGAAGCGTTGGCCGCGAAGGCACGTGCGGCAAGGCCGGTGCTGGCCGCACACGCGGACGCAACCGACCAGCAGGGACGCCTTGCCCCGGAGAGCCTCGAGGCGGGGCGTGAGGCCGGCTTGTTCGCGTTGGGCACTCCGGTCGACTTCGGCGGTGGTTACGTGGATCTGGTCACCTTGGTGTGGGTGCTGTCCGAGTGGGGTGCGCTTGAGCCCGTCGGAACACGAGCGGAGTGA
- a CDS encoding HAMP domain-containing protein, which translates to MNWRALLRRLPFRARLAAAISGLFLLVGIALLAFVVLLARYGTAQQVQGLSVTYGDAPSGPATPSEPGRPTRPEGTTPDTSGVALIQKIDQSVQAVQDTALRQMVLWSAVAILVMALLAGLLGWWLAGRALRPVASMTEAARRISEQNLHQRLALTGPNDELHRLADTFDTMLDRLERAFESQRRFVANASHELKTPLAAAPPSRSASRTPSPRASPTSARTCSPPTAKPNNLSTRSCCWHVATAAWTRPRVWTSRPPPGS; encoded by the coding sequence ATGAACTGGCGTGCGCTGTTGCGCAGGCTGCCCTTCCGCGCCCGCCTGGCGGCGGCCATCTCCGGACTCTTCCTGCTCGTCGGCATAGCCCTGCTCGCCTTCGTGGTGCTGCTCGCGCGCTACGGAACGGCCCAGCAGGTCCAGGGATTGTCGGTCACGTACGGCGATGCGCCGAGCGGCCCTGCGACGCCCTCCGAGCCCGGGCGTCCCACTCGGCCGGAAGGCACGACTCCGGACACGAGTGGCGTCGCCCTGATTCAGAAGATCGACCAGTCCGTTCAGGCCGTCCAGGACACAGCGCTGCGTCAGATGGTCCTCTGGTCCGCTGTCGCAATCCTTGTGATGGCGCTGCTTGCGGGACTGCTGGGCTGGTGGCTCGCGGGACGGGCACTGCGTCCCGTCGCCTCCATGACCGAAGCCGCCCGCCGCATCAGCGAACAGAACCTGCACCAGCGCCTGGCGCTCACCGGCCCCAACGACGAGCTCCACCGCCTCGCCGACACCTTCGACACCATGCTCGACCGGCTGGAGCGAGCCTTCGAGAGCCAGCGCCGCTTCGTCGCCAACGCGTCCCACGAGCTCAAGACCCCTCTGGCGGCCGCACCACCCTCCAGGTCGGCCTCGCGGACCCCCTCCCCGAGAGCCTCGCCGACGTCCGCGAGGACCTGCTCACCACCAACCGCGAAGCCGAACAACTTATCAACGCGCTCCTGCTGCTGGCACGTAGCGACCGCGGCCTGGACGAGACCGAGAGTGTGGACCTCACGGCCACCGCCCGGCTCGTGA
- a CDS encoding ATP-binding protein yields the protein MTAELTPQAAAHGVHIDLSAYTPLVVRGDAVLLRHLLTNLMRNAIQYNHPGGYVRVRLDVATLTVTNTGVRVPAELIPGLFERFRRLDADRTATTGHGLGLSIAASIAEAHHAALTAQSGAEGGLALTLRFP from the coding sequence GTGACGGCAGAACTCACCCCACAGGCAGCGGCCCACGGCGTGCACATCGACCTCAGCGCGTACACCCCACTGGTCGTTCGCGGCGACGCCGTCCTGCTGCGCCACCTGCTGACGAACCTGATGCGCAACGCCATCCAGTACAACCACCCCGGCGGCTACGTCCGCGTGCGACTCGACGTCGCCACCTTGACGGTGACCAACACCGGCGTCCGCGTGCCTGCCGAACTGATCCCCGGCCTGTTCGAGCGCTTCCGTCGCCTCGACGCGGACCGAACCGCCACGACCGGCCACGGCCTGGGACTATCCATCGCCGCTTCCATTGCCGAGGCCCACCACGCCGCCCTGACGGCGCAATCGGGCGCCGAGGGCGGACTCGCCCTTACTCTGCGCTTCCCCTGA
- a CDS encoding XdhC family protein encodes MYDTWSTGETSGLATVVRTFGSAPRPVGSSMLVTAEGRVVGSVSGGCVEGDVLERARETILDGTPQGATYGISDDDALDVGLTCGGTLEVFVEPIDTRTFPELAEVIEAARAGIPVAVATVLDHPRPEAVGAHMVVRADGHDGSLHPSDAPPGFMDGARELLRRGDSGVLAYDAEDVRVFVRPLVPSPRMLLFGAGDFAAALAAIGRTMDYRVTVCDARPLFTTADRFPDADEVVAARPSQYLAREAAAGRVDTRTVIVSFSHDPKFDIPLLETALELDVAYVGAMGSRRTHVHRAQALCEAGVRAHTLTRLFSPVGLDLGGRSPAETAVSIAAEIIAARYGGRGEPLSHRAGPVHAPRAAG; translated from the coding sequence CTGTACGACACATGGTCGACCGGTGAGACCTCGGGGCTGGCCACCGTGGTGAGAACCTTCGGCTCGGCACCGCGCCCCGTCGGCTCGTCGATGCTGGTCACCGCTGAGGGACGTGTGGTGGGCTCGGTGTCGGGCGGCTGCGTCGAGGGCGACGTCCTCGAAAGGGCCCGCGAGACGATCCTGGACGGCACGCCTCAGGGGGCGACGTACGGCATCAGCGACGACGACGCCCTCGACGTGGGCCTGACCTGCGGCGGCACCCTGGAGGTCTTCGTCGAACCCATCGACACCCGCACCTTCCCCGAACTGGCCGAGGTGATCGAGGCCGCGCGGGCCGGCATCCCCGTAGCCGTCGCTACCGTGCTGGACCATCCCCGGCCGGAGGCCGTCGGCGCCCACATGGTCGTGCGCGCCGACGGCCACGACGGCAGCCTGCACCCGTCGGACGCCCCGCCCGGCTTCATGGACGGCGCGCGGGAACTGCTACGAAGGGGCGACAGCGGGGTGCTCGCCTACGACGCCGAGGACGTACGGGTCTTCGTCCGCCCGCTGGTGCCCTCGCCGCGGATGCTGCTGTTCGGTGCCGGGGACTTCGCAGCGGCGCTCGCGGCGATCGGCCGGACCATGGACTACCGAGTCACCGTCTGCGACGCCCGGCCACTGTTCACCACGGCCGACCGCTTCCCGGACGCCGACGAAGTCGTCGCGGCTCGGCCGAGCCAGTACCTGGCCCGGGAAGCGGCTGCCGGACGGGTCGACACGCGGACGGTCATCGTGTCCTTCAGCCACGACCCCAAGTTCGACATCCCGTTGCTGGAGACGGCACTGGAGCTCGATGTGGCGTATGTGGGCGCAATGGGCTCACGGCGTACGCACGTGCACCGAGCCCAGGCACTGTGCGAGGCCGGCGTGCGCGCGCACACCCTGACCCGGCTGTTCTCCCCCGTCGGCCTCGACCTGGGCGGCCGCTCCCCCGCGGAGACGGCCGTCTCGATCGCCGCCGAGATCATCGCGGCCCGGTACGGCGGCCGAGGGGAACCACTGTCCCACCGCGCCGGCCCGGTCCACGCTCCGCGCGCGGCGGGGTGA
- a CDS encoding xanthine dehydrogenase family protein molybdopterin-binding subunit produces the protein MSTDVVGRPLSRVEARLKVTGGAEYTTDVRLPRLVHAFMAMSTVSRGRITRIDTRAAEAVRGVIAVYTHETMPRLKQPTYRPFFKPYVPIQTPDIHHAGQPIAFVVAQTLEQAQRAAELIEVDYEETGEPQGELAMGEAFLPPDGPDGPNTYRRGDVAAGLTRADVRVKAEYTIPMHHHNPIEPHATTAVWEGSKVTVYETTQGLGNTQHVVSEALQVPLADVRIVCRYLGGGFGSKGPVWPHTVLTCAAARALGRPVKLVLSRAHMYTSSGHRAQTRQTIELGAQSDGRITALDHVITQQVTRDDVVLFNSSEPIRMLYDIPNLSNEQHAVRLDLPTQSFMRSPEACTSHAQEAALDELAHALTMDPVELRKRNWSSRNMENGQEWGSNHLRECYDRAASMFGWSRRDPRPGSMRDGDELVGWGMATSAHTAGGRPGSGARMTIGTDGKALLQVGTQDIGTGTYTIMTQIAGEVLGMPLSDITFELGDSAFPQSYTSGASTTAPGVGSAVNRVCTDARKAVIDLAVTQPGSPLRGVPADRVDTADGYLYDTADRRSQVSYRSVVGHGGKPLDFTVGPTNTPLGYSVGAVFVEVRVDPWLGRVRVTRVVGCYDPGTVLNRKTARSQVLGGVIWGIGFTLFEHTLVDAATARIVNPNLSGYLIPVNADVPDIQVQFIDRPDPASDALGARGFGETPMTGVTAAIANAVFHATGKRVRDLPITQDKLL, from the coding sequence ATGAGTACCGACGTCGTCGGCCGCCCCCTGTCCCGCGTCGAGGCCCGACTGAAGGTGACAGGTGGGGCCGAGTACACCACCGATGTACGACTTCCCCGCCTGGTCCATGCGTTCATGGCGATGAGCACCGTCTCACGCGGCCGGATCACCCGGATCGACACGCGGGCCGCCGAAGCCGTGCGCGGCGTCATCGCCGTCTATACGCACGAGACCATGCCGCGTCTGAAGCAACCCACCTACCGGCCTTTCTTCAAGCCGTACGTCCCCATACAGACCCCGGACATCCACCACGCGGGCCAGCCCATCGCCTTCGTTGTCGCCCAGACCCTGGAGCAGGCGCAGCGAGCGGCAGAACTGATCGAAGTCGACTACGAAGAAACGGGCGAACCCCAGGGCGAGTTGGCCATGGGTGAAGCGTTCCTGCCGCCCGACGGACCGGACGGCCCCAACACGTACAGGCGTGGTGACGTGGCAGCCGGCCTGACCCGGGCGGACGTCCGGGTCAAGGCCGAGTACACCATCCCCATGCACCACCACAACCCGATCGAGCCCCACGCCACCACGGCCGTGTGGGAGGGCTCGAAGGTGACGGTGTACGAGACCACGCAGGGGCTGGGCAACACCCAGCACGTCGTCAGCGAGGCCCTGCAGGTCCCGCTCGCCGACGTCCGCATCGTCTGCCGCTACCTCGGCGGCGGGTTCGGCTCCAAGGGCCCGGTCTGGCCGCACACCGTGCTGACCTGCGCCGCTGCCCGTGCGTTGGGCCGCCCCGTCAAGCTCGTGCTGTCCCGTGCGCACATGTACACCTCGAGCGGCCACCGCGCGCAGACCCGTCAGACGATCGAACTCGGCGCCCAGAGCGACGGCCGGATCACCGCGCTGGACCACGTCATCACCCAGCAGGTCACCCGCGACGACGTCGTGCTGTTCAACAGCAGCGAGCCGATCCGCATGCTGTACGACATCCCCAACCTGTCCAACGAGCAGCATGCCGTGCGACTGGACCTGCCCACCCAGAGCTTCATGCGTTCCCCGGAAGCGTGCACCAGCCACGCCCAGGAAGCGGCGCTCGACGAACTCGCCCACGCCCTGACCATGGACCCGGTGGAGCTGCGAAAACGCAACTGGAGCAGCCGGAACATGGAGAACGGTCAGGAATGGGGCAGCAACCACCTGCGCGAATGCTACGACCGCGCCGCGTCGATGTTCGGCTGGTCCCGGCGCGACCCGCGCCCCGGCTCCATGCGCGACGGCGATGAACTCGTCGGCTGGGGCATGGCCACGTCCGCCCACACCGCCGGCGGCCGGCCTGGCTCCGGCGCCCGTATGACCATCGGTACCGACGGCAAGGCGCTCCTCCAGGTCGGTACCCAGGACATCGGCACCGGCACGTACACGATCATGACGCAGATCGCCGGTGAGGTCCTCGGGATGCCCCTCTCCGACATCACGTTCGAACTCGGGGACAGCGCCTTCCCGCAGAGCTACACCTCCGGCGCCTCCACCACCGCACCCGGCGTCGGCAGCGCCGTCAACCGCGTGTGCACCGACGCACGCAAGGCCGTCATCGACTTGGCCGTCACCCAACCCGGCTCGCCCCTGCGCGGCGTTCCCGCCGACCGTGTGGACACCGCGGACGGCTACCTGTACGACACGGCCGACCGGCGCTCCCAAGTCAGCTACCGCTCGGTCGTCGGCCACGGCGGCAAGCCCCTCGACTTCACGGTGGGACCCACCAACACACCGCTCGGCTACTCGGTCGGCGCCGTCTTCGTCGAAGTCCGCGTCGACCCATGGCTCGGCCGGGTCCGGGTGACCCGCGTGGTCGGCTGCTACGACCCGGGCACCGTGCTCAACCGCAAGACCGCCCGCAGCCAGGTCCTCGGCGGCGTGATCTGGGGCATCGGCTTCACCCTCTTCGAGCACACCCTCGTCGACGCCGCCACGGCCAGGATCGTCAACCCGAACCTGTCGGGCTACCTGATACCCGTCAACGCGGACGTCCCCGACATCCAGGTGCAGTTCATCGACAGACCCGATCCGGCCAGCGACGCCCTCGGAGCCCGCGGCTTCGGCGAAACCCCGATGACCGGCGTCACCGCGGCCATCGCCAACGCGGTCTTCCACGCCACCGGCAAGCGCGTGCGCGACCTGCCCATCACCCAGGACAAACTGCTGTGA
- a CDS encoding xanthine dehydrogenase family protein subunit M, translating into MRDFAYARASRAAEAVHLVARSADAAFVAGGTDLLNLMKDGAEDHDLVIDINHLPLAGIEESEGRLRIGALARMADVALHPVVRRRLPVLSQALLAGASPQIRHMASIGGNLLQRTRCWYFRGEDFACNKREPGTGCAALEGRSRWHAILGGSDHCIAVHPSDLAVALRALDATVHTLGPGGARTIALADFHREPGHTPHVENALRHGELITAVEVPLPAPDARQRYLKLRDRASFEFAVVSVAVVLRMNGRTVEEARLAFGGIATRPWRSPEAETALRGKPLTERNIAAAGRLLVQDAQPREDNEFKVELVQRALQDVLGRYTGGSR; encoded by the coding sequence ATGAGGGACTTCGCCTACGCCCGCGCAAGCCGGGCCGCGGAAGCCGTGCACCTCGTCGCCCGCAGCGCCGACGCCGCTTTCGTCGCCGGAGGCACGGACCTGCTGAACCTGATGAAGGACGGCGCCGAGGACCACGACCTGGTCATCGACATCAACCACCTGCCGCTCGCCGGCATCGAGGAGTCCGAGGGCAGGCTACGCATCGGCGCCTTGGCCAGGATGGCCGACGTGGCCTTGCACCCAGTAGTGCGCAGGCGGCTGCCCGTGCTGTCCCAGGCGCTGCTCGCCGGCGCTTCCCCACAGATCCGCCACATGGCCTCGATCGGCGGCAACCTGCTCCAGCGCACCCGCTGCTGGTACTTCCGGGGCGAGGACTTCGCCTGCAACAAGCGCGAGCCGGGAACCGGCTGTGCCGCGCTGGAGGGCCGCAGCCGCTGGCACGCCATTCTCGGCGGCAGCGACCACTGCATCGCCGTCCACCCCTCGGACCTCGCCGTCGCCCTGCGCGCCCTCGACGCCACGGTCCACACACTCGGCCCGGGCGGCGCCCGGACCATTGCCCTGGCCGACTTCCACCGGGAACCCGGCCACACCCCGCACGTCGAGAACGCCCTGCGGCACGGCGAGCTCATCACCGCGGTCGAGGTGCCGCTGCCGGCACCGGACGCCCGTCAGCGCTACCTGAAGCTGCGGGACCGCGCCAGCTTCGAGTTCGCGGTCGTCTCCGTCGCCGTCGTGCTGCGCATGAACGGCCGAACCGTCGAAGAGGCCCGACTCGCCTTCGGCGGCATCGCCACCCGACCCTGGCGATCGCCCGAGGCCGAAACCGCCCTGCGGGGCAAGCCGCTGACGGAGCGGAACATCGCGGCGGCCGGACGCCTCCTCGTCCAGGACGCCCAGCCGCGCGAGGACAACGAGTTCAAGGTCGAGCTGGTACAGCGCGCGCTTCAGGACGTACTCGGCCGTTACACCGGAGGTTCCCGATGA
- a CDS encoding (2Fe-2S)-binding protein: protein MAQHRRRDVLKSGGVAAAAVMVPFAGTEPAAAAAPDAPQAAQPRTVADLTLSVNGTRHRLPGVEARVTLLDALREQAGLTGTKKGCDRGECGACTVLVDGRRVKSCLTLAVMQEGRSIATIEGLARSEELHPVQEAFVRRDAFQCGICTPGQIMSAVACIKEGHTGSEDEIREWMSGNLCRCSCYPNIVDAVADAAKAMRR from the coding sequence ATGGCACAGCACAGGAGACGCGACGTACTGAAGTCCGGGGGCGTCGCAGCGGCCGCCGTGATGGTCCCCTTCGCGGGAACCGAACCGGCCGCCGCCGCCGCGCCGGACGCTCCGCAGGCGGCACAGCCCCGGACAGTCGCCGACCTCACGTTGTCGGTCAACGGGACCCGGCACCGCCTCCCTGGGGTCGAAGCCCGCGTCACCCTGCTCGACGCGCTGCGCGAACAGGCCGGGCTCACCGGCACCAAGAAGGGCTGCGACCGGGGCGAGTGCGGCGCCTGCACGGTGCTCGTCGACGGGCGGCGCGTCAAGTCGTGCCTGACTCTGGCCGTGATGCAGGAGGGCCGCTCCATCGCCACCATCGAAGGACTGGCCCGGAGTGAGGAACTGCACCCCGTTCAGGAGGCGTTCGTCCGCCGGGACGCCTTCCAGTGCGGCATCTGCACACCGGGACAGATCATGTCGGCGGTGGCCTGCATCAAGGAGGGCCATACCGGCTCCGAGGACGAGATCCGGGAGTGGATGAGCGGCAACCTGTGTCGATGCAGCTGCTACCCGAACATCGTCGACGCGGTGGCCGACGCGGCGAAGGCGATGCGGCGATGA
- a CDS encoding LysR family transcriptional regulator, with protein MSHLRNADLNLLEALAVLLEERHVTRAADRFHLSQSAMSRVLQRLRETFGDELLVRTQRGYEPTPRGQQIQSELADLLPRLETLLRGDAFDPATASGHFRIHCTDYATSLLGPTLFRRFFREAPGISLDVAPLGDESFIDVEQGRADLVISGVVAPRSLRWATLFEEDFVCLLSHDHPVTAERLTLDDFTAYPHVVITVLAGGQTMVERRLDEHGLRRATGLRVPYFSAAAAAVAGTELIATLPRRAALAYGDDPAYRVAAAPEELPSFPYGIAWHPRVDSDPAHRWLRQVVRETTTQVAGCRSDR; from the coding sequence ATGTCGCATCTGCGGAACGCGGACCTGAATCTGCTCGAAGCGCTGGCAGTTCTGCTCGAAGAGAGACACGTGACACGGGCCGCCGACCGCTTCCATCTAAGCCAGTCGGCGATGAGCCGTGTCCTGCAACGGCTCAGGGAGACGTTCGGTGACGAACTCCTGGTGCGCACGCAACGTGGATACGAGCCGACCCCGCGCGGGCAGCAGATCCAGTCGGAGCTCGCCGACCTCCTGCCCCGCCTGGAGACGCTGCTGCGCGGCGATGCCTTCGACCCCGCGACGGCGAGCGGTCATTTCCGCATCCACTGCACCGACTACGCCACATCCCTGCTTGGCCCGACGCTCTTCCGCCGCTTCTTCCGTGAGGCGCCCGGCATCTCACTGGACGTGGCACCCCTGGGGGACGAGTCCTTCATCGATGTCGAGCAGGGCCGCGCGGATCTGGTCATCTCCGGCGTCGTAGCGCCCCGTTCCCTGCGCTGGGCGACGTTGTTCGAGGAGGATTTCGTCTGCTTGCTGTCCCACGACCACCCCGTCACCGCCGAGAGGCTGACCCTGGACGACTTCACCGCGTACCCGCACGTCGTCATCACCGTCCTCGCCGGCGGCCAAACCATGGTCGAACGCCGCCTGGACGAGCACGGGCTACGCCGCGCCACGGGCCTGCGCGTACCGTACTTCTCCGCGGCGGCGGCGGCCGTGGCCGGCACCGAGCTCATCGCCACCCTGCCGCGGCGCGCCGCTTTGGCGTACGGCGACGACCCCGCCTACCGCGTCGCTGCGGCCCCCGAGGAGCTCCCGTCCTTCCCCTACGGCATCGCCTGGCACCCCCGCGTTGACAGCGACCCCGCCCACCGCTGGCTGCGGCAGGTCGTGCGGGAGACCACCACGCAGGTGGCCGGGTGCCGGTCAGACCGATGA